One window of Carassius auratus strain Wakin chromosome 17, ASM336829v1, whole genome shotgun sequence genomic DNA carries:
- the LOC113117736 gene encoding tyrosine-protein kinase SRK2-like: MGNSACTCKRCCPCCPPKNEERKKVYKSIYDYPSRTIWDLNLTKGDILEVTGENEHWLYVRRRTAKANGSKDFVEEKGYVPKDFIKPLGSVEAELWYFESVKACIEAKRCLLRPENKEGAFLIWKCEENNQYYLSVRNGLHARHYRVKQGENDKNFFLVHHKIFQNLPELIKFYSENESGLCAKLQEPCVKLDQPAPLTLSFETKWEVDRSSLKKIKKVGSGEFAEVWQGLWNNTTEVAIKEFKDVNYSSIKTEIDIMKELHHERLLKLYAVCTNSQPMCLVTELMKNGSLKKFLINHKQKQDLEFSIMMDFAVQITEGMMYIENKIVHRDLRAENILLTDMQCCKIADFGLAEINLPGSHRISSDIKVPVKWMAPEIFENKAYTSKSDVWSFGILLTEIVTYGDDPYPGMDKKTCVQSIQRGERMERPAGCPEALYEIMLLCWRSNPEERPTFTELRGKLMALINEPDSELE; encoded by the exons ATGGGAAATTCTGCATGCACCTGTAAACGCTGCTGTCCGTGTTGCCCACCGAAGAATGAAGAGCGCAAAAAAGTCTACAAGTCGATCTATGACTATCCCTCACGCACAATATGGGATCTAAATCTGACGAAAGGAGATATTCTGGAGGTGACGGGAGAGAATGAGCACTGGTTGTATGTGAGGAGACGCACAGCTAAGGCGAACGGATCTAAAGACTTTGTGGAGGAAAAAGGATATGTGCCTAAAGACTTCATCAAGCCGCTGGGTAGCGTAGAGGCCGAGCT ATGGTATTTTGAGAGTGTTAAAGCATGTATAGAGGCCAAGAGATGTCTGCTGAGACCAGAGAACAAAGAGGGTGCATTTCTCATCTGGAAGTGTGAGGAGAATAATCAATATTACTTATCAG TGAGGAACGGACTTCATGCACGGCATTACAGGGTCAAGCAGGGAGAAAATGACAAGAACTTCTTCCTTGTTCATCACAAAATCTTCCAGAACTTGCCTGAGCTGATAAAGTTTTACTCTGAAAACGAGAGCGGACTCTGTGCGAAGCTTCAGGAACCCTGTGTGAAG CTGGACCAGCCGGCTCCTCTGACTCTGTCATTTGAAACCAAATGGGAGGTAGACAGAAgctcacttaaaaaaataaagaaggtGGGCAGCGGGGAGTTTGCCGAGGTTTGGCAGGGGCTCTGGAACAACACCACAGAGGTGGCCATCAAAGAGTTCAAAG ATGTCAACTATTCCAGTATCAAAACAGAGATTGATATCATGAAAGAGCTGCATCACGAGCGTCTGCTGAAGCTCTACGCTGTGTGTACCAATAGTCAACCCATGTGTTTAGTCAcagagctcatgaaaaatggcaGTTTAAAGAAATTTCTCATCA ACCACAAACAGAAGCAAGACCTGGAGTTTTCAATCATGATGGATTTTGCAGTGCAG ATTACAGAAGGAATGATGTACATTGAGAATAAGATAGTTCACCGTGATCTGAGAGCAGAGAACATTCTGCTTACTGACATGCAATGCTGCAAAATAGCCGATTTTGGACTCGCTGAAATCAATCTGCCTGGAAGCCACAGAATTTCATCAG ATATAAAGGTCCCTGTGAAATGGATGGCCCCTGAAATATTTGAGAACAAGGCTTACACAAGCAAGAGCGACGTCTGGTCTTTCGGCATCCTTTTAACTGAAATCGTGACATATGGAGATGACCCATACCCTG GTATGGACAAAAAAACATGCGTTCAGTCCATTCAGAGAGGAGAGCGGATGGAGAGACCGGCCGGCTGTCCCGAAGCACTCTATGAAATTATGCTGCTGTGCTGGAGGTCAAACCCTGAGGAGAGACCAACATTTACAGAGCTACGGGGGAAGCTGATGGCTCTCATAAATGAGCCTGATTCTGAACTGGAGTAG
- the LOC113117737 gene encoding uncharacterized protein LOC113117737, with translation MQRTTQGSFDANTHFQNEPHPFPQPPASSFGSSVTAANPAKRMTFYKSGDAQFKGVKMAIHKRSFKCFDALLDDLSQKVPLPFGVRTITTPRGTHSIKHLEQLEDGGCYLCSDRRYVKPINMEAAGKRPAVWHHHSNPHNPRRKPSRPEEPPSGHQHHHRHPKRIVLVKNNDPTIRRSVILNRRTARSLRVFMDEISELMQCHVKKLYTLEGRKIDNIQSLMQCPSVLVCVGREPFRPLLMESLKKLSDEKLPGMGSRSYSSVCSEGHESKKNVNFGLETKKSIIHPRSDSSNRSTRYSLSSEKSYQNGLCMTPGQSGCVSNCPYVKEVVVNDDIEKRVLVNKDGSLSVEMKVRFRLLNDETLQWSTEIKKSSVKVNDSASVKDADYLKAKAEFSDPDSISASETDEAFATKLHQKHIEETLCQNCCNHCQEYDIWKNPMHKEPETCKSPSSSASSNKVIHKKSSVDSTRTISRSSGEYTEHVVEKASCFQQTMGEGDTRVEYCAISHCCNRGEVSSVATTSKSKRSCEGDCESHAKMKYSHMESKISPTPHCDVIKVLEERPVSAVSNSSKVLESLREDQDDDYDDLPPSVSRASHWSQSDHLGSVAQPKCVHCCGFQSSPTSYLSPRPPSKESSTAVYSLKLKKYKTTFVTPAEPDEMSMTSPISKVSSRSHPCQCGTIIPSSVASGRQHRPEGEACNTDSRHNHAPCKSRGQANTPGSNASDALKICDKDAGNISLSATSGVSKRSGQSGVCSFCGEHKRFNGNPKGSEAEKADSIVSKSNKSAASTSNVHENLKPVNNMSEGEATQESGLSKNSTSKISKKSTCSAHEMCSFGKSSKSEHNEAESVTERTKSATPVRSVGSDCIVSEREPTPALEMDQAEEKSQERAVSPISANSNLSAASRASHKLESAKTPIFCSLNDLEEVPSNGFNSQGDISESAATQSHTMTDDHCGQGPEISQEVRPASAMSNKSNRSSEHPSPASNQTTKSVKSCCDIHKKATHNANSPDVQCEPETEVTTEKRLCSPLSNCSKISVKSHASSKNSHAESESKERVPNSMSVKTNTSKGSCRSCKSNHNVPETTVSSEPIDTTPNECETPENESNRAISPMSQTSEKANAYSERSVKYTAKSIVSQGVENGKVIMSLNALTVTSPLPRSKRSPSPRSIHNTEIKKTDSRAPSGMSVNLNVSSQSQRSSKCHCLNSINGHLREIEIKMLKEEAKDESKSLSGKSNRSVKSNINNIKSAGKQFDEPLSPTSTASVSLGLGEEHKGDDFDERSTNGISACIEEAGHQLEFVDEVDAEERPRTEMSMNSAISDGSKKSHHKICKTPVQALSPVSAERIKSVELKKSKSGSQLNENNIRVPSTLSLSSSRSKSPLRVSQGSAKNTAMKVRDCEAVNNTNHAEKNETSSKHDQSGRTSEIAMPESDHLNSSETSEHSVKFKNGHSTKESDRSKCKRSNCSSQCLEINGLNIDYNGNNNGILSSASDRRSMKNDASRPNSAGMSNISQNVVSLLDEIPNKNKASFKHPGSSSDSVLSRALSAADLLKEIVVNARPVSRGSKSSKNIDNVENKSPKSNRSKQGKVSISSECNNKEMMPSCLPNASPTEVVNDWLRNIPIDGHVYEMDVELTEDMSLTQSGEDTSLRDKVEAKESIIEVEKPHDDQEGENHMQQETNDICVETELCDERAQLEVSTIDPNPKALMKQDSLQKQHHSSVQVMKVLLGPKLDRSSSLPEVSPVYGRKLSQSAQGLLDCLEKLRLIDSDSKKEKQHKYNEVMTILQSLWLQKPSEDEQKSQNTKEHPSTEDEFNPRSSSGVDVRSGSTGSVKGSMNGILEKIETVQGTIPPIAEQEGSLQDKDEEDQVKSTAQECECLDPSKVSSDPVTPGISEQVQGSSVNTQPDDDQENGVLQVDNVESSENKNESDQTPQTTSCKSSGNESNAMKSQENTSSETPPSVQRAPLAKRVSQDPDPVWVLSLLKKLEKQFMLHYADAMAEFKVRWDLDDNDMLDKMITELKEEVHKRIQSSINRELQKIQSRAGRGPRPPGTTLSRDSTIQTEQRRKRLRVMRNKSILSRTGENYTASGTENSDQRSDDEYCPCEACMKKKMASRVAQQAQALSLAPVMMEFDLRKILQMKKDPAQPREPKMGEQHSTNLTFAVEKEEVVHEEVEETNDNSKDHKFDAADQEPDGFVNTVDEGKNTENIKNVDSVNYETRDPSEEEANDKRDSGEEQVENEESEDVKEEMVVNGKRDAEEEEEVEIVEDETEKDTEEDCEKEDSPKGDAASPENSDTSVEAEKKDEMTETGDEIESDDREAETETGKESTEDKSAEDGGESNSIKDDTPTEGDTSDQTSTSEKNADGNPDGAAKNEANVDGTSDTRQDEDHPQNSAEVKGDTENEMNKCSSAEEDFEKEKSDETVVDDRESTLAKQVTRTSVESQSGSAENCMNQTAKLKDLQSFMESIESQGDSVVVITKQPPYKEQHGNKKDMCNGLTEWQVSPKINNRASKQKKGQ, from the exons ATGCAGAGGACGACCCAAGGCTCCTTCGATGCCAATACCCATTTTCAGAATGAACCTCATCCGTTTCCTCAGCCTCCAGCTTCATCTTTTGGCTCCAGTGTGACTGCGGCCAACCCTGCCAAGAGAATGACCTTCTACAAGAGTGGCGACGCTCAGTTCAAAGGAGTTAAGATGGCCATCCATAAGCGCAGCTTCAAATGCTTTGATGCCTTATTGGATGACCTTTCCCAAAAGGTTCCTCTACCTTTTGGTGTGCGTACCATCACGACCCCAAGGGGAACCCACAGCATTAAACATTTAGAGCAGCTAGAGGATGGAGGCTGTTACCTGTGCTCTGACCGCCGTTACGTTAAGCCAATCAACATGGAAGCTGCAGGGAAGAGGCCGGCGGTCTGGCACCATCACAGCAACCCACATAACCCTCGCCGCAAGCCCTCCCGACCTGAGGAGCCCCCCTCGGGACATCAGCACCACCATCGGCACCCAAAAAGGATTGTTCTGGTAAAAAACAATGACCCTACTATTAGGCGATCCGTCATTCTGAACAGACGAACAGCTCGGAGTCTTCGCGTCTTCATGGACGAGATTTCAGAACTCATGCAATGTCATGTCAAGAAACTCTACACTCTGGAGGGACGTAAG ATTGACAATATTCAGAGTCTGATGCAGTGTCCTAGTGTGCTGGTCTGTGTGGGTCGAGAGCCCTTCAGGCCGCTGCTCATGGAAAGCTTGAAGAAGCTCTCAGACGAAAAGCTTCCAGGAATGGGCTCAAGGTCTTACTCCAGTGTCTGCAGTGAAGGCCACGAGAGCAAAAAGAatg TTAACTTTGGCCTGGAGACAAAGAAAAGTATTATCCATCCACGATCAGACTCCAGTAATAGATCTACAAGATACTCTCTTTCTTCAGAAAAGTCCTATCAAAATGGATTATGCATGACACCAGGACAATCCGGCTGCGTCAGCAACTGTCCTTATGTTAAAGAAGTTGTAGTGAACGATGACATTGAGAAAAGAGTGCTTGTTAACAAAGACGGCAGCCTTTCTGTGGAGATGAAGGTTCGCTTTCGGCTGTTAAATGATGAGACTCTTCAGTGGTCCACCGAGATCAAGAAGTCATCAGTGAAAGTGAATGACTCTGCTTCTGTGAAAGATGCAGATTATCTCAAAGctaaagctgagttttcagacCCAGACTCCATATCTGCATCAGAGACTGATGAAGCCTTTGCAACGAAGCTGCATCAGAAGCATATTGAGGAAACACTTTGTCAAAACTGTTGCAATCACTGCCAAGAGTACGACATCTGGAAAAACCCCATGCACAAAGAACCCGAGACCTGTAAATCACCTAGTTCCAGCGCATCATCTAACAAAGTTATACACAAAAAGTCATCAGTGGATAGTACACGCACAATTTCTCGTTCCAGTGGTGAGTACACTGAGCATGTGGTAGAAAAGGCTTCGTGCTTTCAGCAGACAATGGGGGAAGGAGACACTAGAGTAGAATATTGTGCAATAAGTCATTGCTGCAATCGAGGTGAAGTATCATCTGTTGCTACCACATCAAAGAGCAAGAGATCTTGTGAGGGCGACTGTGAGAGTCACGCTAAAATGAAATATTCTCATATGGAATCTAAAATCTCTCCTACTCCACATTGTGATGTCATTAAGGTCCTGGAAGAGCGTCCGGTTTCTGCAGTTAGCAACTCATCCAAAGTGCTTGAGTCTTTGAGGGAAGATCaggatgatgattatgatgatctGCCTCCAAGCGTTTCAAGAGCATCACACTGGTCCCAAAGTGACCATCTTGGGAGTGTTGCTCAACCCAAATGTGTTCATTGTTGTGGCTTCCAATCTTCACCAACATCTTATTTGTCCCCCAGACCTCCAAGTAAAGAATCAAGCACTGCTGTCTACTCACTTAAGCTCAAAAAGTATAAAACCACTTTTGTAACACCAGCAGAGCCAGATGAGATGAGTATGACATCTCCAATTTCAAAAGTGTCCTCCAGATCACATCCATGTCAGTGTGGAACCATAATCCCAAGTTCAGTTGCATCTGGTAGGCAGCACAGGCCTGAGGGAGAGGCTTGTAATACAGATTCCAGACATAACCATGCACCTTGTAAATCTAGAGGTCAAGCAAACACCCCTGGATCCAATGCATCCGATGCTCTGAAGATATGTGACAAAGATGCTGGAAACATATCTTTAAGTGCCACATCAGGTGTGTCGAAACGATCTGGTCAGTCTGGTGTATGTTCATTctgtggtgagcataaaagatttaATGGGAATCCAAAGGGGAGTGAAGCAGAGAAAGCTGATTCCATAGTGTCAAAGTCAAACAAATCTGCTGCATCCACTTCAAATGTTCATGAAAACCTTAAACCAGTTAATAATATGTCGGAAGGGGAAGCCACTCAGGAGTCTGGACTGTCTAAAAATTCTACTTCAAAAATCTCCAAAAAATCTACCTGCTCTGCACATGAAATGTGTTCTTTTGGGAAATCATCCAAATCTGAACATAATGAAGCTGAAAGTGTTACAGAAAGAACCAAAAGTGCCACACCAGTAAGGTCAGTTGGGTCAGACTGCATTGTTTCAGAGAGAGAGCCCACACCAGCCTTGGAGATGGATCAAGCTGAAGAAAAAAGCCAAGAAAGAGCTGTCAGCCCAATCTCAGCCAATTCAAATTTATCAGCTGCATCGAGGGCATCTCACAAATTAGAGAGTGCTAAAACGCCTATATTTTGTAGTCTAAATGATTTAGAGGAAGTGCCATCAAACGGATTTAATTCTCAGGGTGATATATCAGAAAGTGCTGCTACTCAGAGTCATACTATGACGGATGATCATTGTGGACAAGGGCCAGAGATTTCTCAAGAAGTGAGACCAGCTAGTGCCATGTCTAATAAATCAAACCGATCTTCTGAACATCCATCACCTGCATCAAATCAAACAACTAAATCTGTCAAATCTTGTTGCGACATACATAAAAAGGCCACTCATAATGCCAACAGTCCTGATGTTCAGTGTGAGCCAGAAACTGAGGTAACCACTGAAAAAAGACTATGCAGTCCGCTGTCCAACTGCTCCAAAATATCTGTGAAGTCACATGCATCCTCAAAGAATTCACATGCAGAGTCTGAATCTAAGGAAAGAGTTCCTAACTCAATGTCTgttaaaacaaacacatctaaAGGATCTTGTAGGTCCTGCAAATCAAACCACAATGTTCCAGAAACCACAGTTTCCTCAGAACCAATTGATACAACACCTAATGAATGTGAAACTCCAGAAAATGAGTCAAATAGAGCCATCAGCCCAATGTCTCAAACCTCAGAAAAGGCTAATGCCTATTCTGAAAGATCTGTCAAATACACTGCAAAGAGCATTGTATCTCAGGGAGTGGAAAATGGCAAAGTCATCATGTCTTTGAATGCCTTAACTGTGACCTCTCCATTGCCTAGGTCAAAGAGGTCCCCATCTCCAAGATCAATCCACAACACTGAAATTAAGAAAACTGACAGCAGAGCTCCAAGTGGGATGtcagtaaatttaaatgtatcctCACAATCCCAAAGATCCAGTAAATGTCATTGCCTCAACTCCATAAATGGTCatttgagagagatagagattaAGATGCTAAAAGAGGAAGCCAAAGATGAATCTAAGAGCTTGTCAGGAAAATCAAATCGGTCAGTGAAATctaatataaataacattaagtCTGCAGGCAAACAGTTTGATGAACCTCTAAGTCCTACATCAACAGCATCCGTTTCTCTTGGACTAGGAGAAGAGCACAAGGGTGACGACTTTGATGAACGATCAACCAATGGCATTTCAGCCTGCATAGAGGAAGCTGGCCATCAGTTAGAGTTTGTAGATGAAGTGGATGCAGAGGAAAGGCCAAGGACAGAAATGTCTATGAACTCTGCAATTTCAGACGGATCCAAGAAGTCCCATCACAAGATCTGTAAGACTCCTGTTCAAGCTCTCTCACCTGTCTCAGCTGAAAGAATAAAGTCAGTAGAACTCAAGAAAAGCAAGTCGGGAAGCCagttaaatgaaaacaatatcaGAGTGCCCTCCACTTTGTCACTGTCATCTTCACGAAGTAAGTCACCCTTGAGAGTTTCACAGGGAAGTGCTAAAAATACTGCTATGAAAGTCAGAGATTGTGAAGCTGTCAACAACACCAACCATGCAGAAAAGAATGAAACATCTTCAAAACATGACCAAAGTGGAAGAACCTCTGAAATAGCTATGCCAGAAAGTGACCATTTAAACTCTTCAGAAACATCTGAGCATTCGGTGAAGTTCAAAAATGGGCACAGTACTAAAGAGAGTGATAGATCTAAATGTAAAAGATCTAACTGTTCTTCCCAGTGTTTGGAAATAAATGGACTGAATATAGATTATAATGGAAACAATAATGGTATTTTGTCATCCGCATCAGATAGAAGATCTATGAAAAATGATGCATCCAGGCCAAATTCAGCAGGGATGTCTAATATTTCCCAAAATGTTGTAAGTCTACTAGATGAGATCCCAAACAAGAATAAAGCATCATTTAAGCATCCTGGTTCCTCAAGTGACAGTGTTTTATCTCGGGCACTTTCAGCAGCAGATCTGTTAAAAGAGATTGTTGTCAATGCAAGACCAGTCAGCAGAGGATCAAAGTCCAGCAAAAATATCGACAATGTAGAAAATAAAAGCCCAAAAAGCAACAGGAGCAAACAGGGCAAAGTCAGCATCTCATCTGAATGCAATAACAAGGAGATGATGCCGTCATGCTTACCAAACGCTTCCCCTACAGAAGTTGTGAATGACTGGCTTAGGAACATTCCCATTGATGGCCATGTTTATGAAATGGATGTCGAACTCACTGAAGATATGTCCTTGACTCAAAGTGGTGAGGACACGTCTCTAAGAGACAAAGTTGAGGCAAAAGAAAGCATAATAGAGGTTGAGAAACCTCACGATGATCAAGAAGGTGAGAATCATATGCAGCAGGAGACCAATGACATTTGTGTTGAAACAGAGTTGTGTGATGAAAGAGCACAATTGGAAGTTAGTACAATAGATCCCAACCCCAAAGCATTAATGAAACAAGACAGTTTGCAAAAGCAACATCATTCTTCGGTTCAGGTCATGAAGGTTTTACTGGGTCCAAAACTAGACAGGTCCAGTAGTCTACCTGAAGTCTCCCCTGTATATGGCAGAAAATTAAGCCAGTCTGCTCAAGGCCTGTTGGACTGCCTTGAGAAATTACGATTAATTGACTCAGACTCTAAAAAGGAAAAGCAGCATAAATATAATGAAGTCATGACGATCCTACAGTCGCTCTGGCTCCAAAAGCCTTCTGAGGATGAACAGAAAAGCCAAAACACAAAGGAACACCCCTCCACTGAAGATGAATTTAACCCACGATCTTCATCTGGGGTTGATGTTCGCAGCGGCTCCACCGGCTCTGTTAAAGGTAGCATGAATGGCATATTAGAAAAAATAGAGACCGTACAAGGCACAATACCACCCATTGCTGAACAAGAGGGTTCACTCCAAGATAAAGATGAAGAAGATCAAGTAAAGTCTACAGCACAAGAATGCGAATGTTTAGACCCATCCAAAGTCTCCTCAGATCCAGTAACTCCAGGGATTTCAGAGCAAGTCCAGGGGAGTTCAGTAAATACACAACCTGATGATGACCAAGAAAATGGTGTATTGCAAGTAGATAATGTTGAAAGCAGTGAGAATAAGAATGAATCAGATCAAACACCACAAACAACCTCTTGCAAGAGCTCGGGGAATGAGAGTAATGCTATGAAATCTCAAGAAAATACAAGCTCAGAGACTCCACCGTCTGTTCAGAGAGCTCCGCTTGCTAAAAGAGTTTCACAAGACCCAGATCCCGTTTGGGTGCTGAGCTTATTAAAAAAGCTAGAAAAGCAGTTCATGTTACATTACGCAGATGCCATGGCGGAGTTCAAAGTGAGGTGGGATTTGGATGACAATGATATGCTCGATAAGATGATAACTGAGCTGAAAGAGGAAGTACACAAAAGGATCCAATCCAGTATTAACCGAGAACTGCAAAAAATCCAAAGCCGGGCCGGCAGGGGTCCGAGACCTCCGGGAACTACTCTATCAAGAGACTCCACGATCCAGACTGAGCAGCGACGCAAGCGTCTTCGGGTCATGCGCAATAAGTCCATCTTGTCAAGGACTGGTGAAAATTACACTGCGTCTGGAACTGAAAACAGCGATCAGCGCAGTGATGATGAGTACTGCCCATGTGAAGCATGCATGAAAAAGAAGATGGCGTCTAGAGTTGCCCAACAAGCTCAAGCTTTGAGTTTGGCTCCGGTTATGATGGAATTTGATCTGCGGAAAATTTTGCAAATGAAAAAGGATCCAGCCCAACCTAGAGAACCAAAAATGGGAGAACAACATTCAACCAACTTGACTTTTGCAGTTGAGAAAGAAGAAGTGGTTCATGAAGAGGTAGAGGAAACCAATGACAATAGTAAAGACCATAAATTTGATGCGGCAGATCAAGAGCCAGATGGTTTTGTCAATACAGTAGATGAaggcaaaaatacagaaaacatcaAAAATGTAGACTCTGTAAACTATGAGACAAGAGATCCAAGTGAAGAGGAAGCAAATGACAAAAGAGATTCTGGTGAAGAACAGGTGGAAAATGAAGAAAGTGAGGATGTAAAAGAAGAAATGGTGGTAAATGGTAAGAGAGAtgctgaggaagaagaggaagtaGAGATTGTTGAGGATGAGACTGAAAAAGATACAGAAGAGGACTGTGAGAAGGAAGACAGTCCCAAGGGAGATGCAGCAAGTCCAGAAAATAGTGATACGTCTGTGGAGGCGGAAAAAAAGGATGAGATGACAGAAACTGGTGATGAAATCGAATCGGATGACAGGGAAGCAGAAACTGAGACTGGGAAAGAGAGTACAGAAGACAAGTCTGCAGAAGATGGAGGTGAATCTAATTCAATTAAAGACGATACACCTACTGAAGGTGATACGTCAGATCAAACGTCCACCAGTGAGAAAAATGCTGATGGGAATCCGGATGGAGCTGCAAAGAATGAAGCCAATGTAGATGGGACTTCAGACACAAGACAGGATGAGGACCACCCTCAAAACTCAGCGGAGGTCAAAGGAGACACAGAAAATGAGATGAACAAATGTAGCTCTGCTGAAGAagattttgagaaagaaaaatcTGATGAAACTGTTGTTGATGACCGTGAGAGCACACTAGCGAAACAGGTGACGAGAACGTCAGTGGAGTCTCAATCAGGATCCGCGGAGAACTGCATGAATCAGACGGCTAAACTGAAAGATCTTCAGAGTTTCATGGAGAGTATTGAAAGTCAAGGAGACAGCGTGGTTGTGATTACTAAACAACCACCGTACAAAGAGCAACATGGAAATAAAAAGGACATGTGCAATGGCTTGACTGAATGGCAGGTGTCTCCTAAAATAAACAACAGGGCCAGTAAACAAAAGAAAGGACAATGA